The Elgaria multicarinata webbii isolate HBS135686 ecotype San Diego chromosome 1, rElgMul1.1.pri, whole genome shotgun sequence genome has a window encoding:
- the FAM72A gene encoding protein FAM72A, which translates to MKAVLLADTETDLYSTDIPPTSTVDFIGNCYFTEICKCKLKNVACLKCGNVVGYHVIAPCKPCLLSCNNGHFWMFHSQAVFGINRLDSSGTNFLLWGNLPDLEESTEEDVSSISEEEYIR; encoded by the exons ATGAAAGCTGTACTCCTGGCCGACACGGAAACAGATCTCTATTCCACAGACATCCCTCCCACCAG TACTGTTGACTTCATTGGAAACTGCTATTTCACAGAAATCTGCAAATGTAAACTGAAGAATGTGGCCTGTTTGAAATG CGGCAATGTGGTAGGTTACCATGTGATTGCTCCATGCAAACCTTGCTTGCTCTCCTGCAACAATGGACACTTCTGGATGTTTCACAGCCAGGCCGTCTTTGGAATCAACCGACTGGATTCCTCTG gtACAAACTTCTTGCTTTGGGGCAACTTGCCAGATTTAGAAGAGAGTACAGAGGAAGACGTGTCCAGCATTTCTGAAGAAGAATATATCAGATAA